In Rhodothermales bacterium, the genomic window GCTGGCGGTAGTAGATCATGGTGGTATCGAGAGTGCCGTGGCGCATGCGCTCTTTCACCTCGTCGATGTCCATGCCGTCATTCAGCCAGATTAGCGCCGCGGTATGAGTCAGGCTGTGGGGGGTGATGCCGGGCTTCTTGACTCCCGACTCCTTCAACAGCTCGTTGATGCGACTGCGGATCGATCGGGTATTGAGTCGATCCCCCTGACTGCGGTGCCCGTGGCTCACAAATAACGGCATCTCCGGACGAATGCGGCCCCGGGCATCCAGATACAGCCGGATGGCGTCCATCACTGGGGGGTCGATGGGCACATGCTGGTCTTTGGCCGTGCGGCCCTTGCCCTGCACCCGCAGATACCAGCCCATGAGTGTCTGCTCCAGATCCTGAACGTCGGCGCGCACGATCTCGATCTCGGAGAGCCCTGCAAAGAGCATGGAGAAGACGATCGCCCGATCCCGGCGAGCAATCTCATCGTCAGTGGATAGCACGGTCAGCAGCGTATCTACCTCCTCTTGCGTCAGCACCTTGCGCGAGTGCGTGGCAGGACGTCGGTTGCCCTTCACGCCTTGCGCAGGGTTCTCACTGAGCAGCCCCACATCGACCAAGTACTGACAGAAGCGCCGGACGGCTGTCAGGTAGGTGGAGACAGAAACCTGATGCAGCTCCCGCTCCTCCATCAGGTAGGTCTTGTACGCCTCTACGTCGTCCTGTCGAAAGCGAAATCGACCTTTCTCACGCACGAACCAGCGCTCGAATTCGTTCAGGGACCGTCGGTAGGTACCTACCGTTTCCGGGCTGCGATCCTTCAGGTACTCACGCAGGAAGTCCTGTACGCGAAGGCGCAGTTCCGGTAGAGAAAGGCTGAGTCCAAGGGCCTCTTCCAGGGAGGACGATTGTTCTGTTGCCACGGGCGTTCTGGTGTGCTGACGGCATGGCGCATAACGGACCTGCGCCTCACACCCCCAAAAAAGCGGCGGTGACGGCGATTGTCAATAACGGTTGTAGGAAAGGAGGGGTGGTGCTTGGCCTCGGGCCCTGGAGGCGGGCTCGGCGGCGCTCGGGCCCGCGGCGGGGCGGCGCTCGGCGGAGGCGGCGCTCGGACCCGCGGTGGCGGGGCGGCCCCCGGCCCCGGCGAAGGCAGCCCACCCCTCGCCACACCGGGCCGCCAGGTGGAATACGGCGGCCATAGTCCACCTATCATCCGTTTCCAACGGGCCACATGTGGAGTCAGCCTCGATATTCCATGTCTGGCGCTCTCAGGGCGCCCGAAGATGGAATGGCGGTCGGCTATTCCACGTTTGGGGCCGCGAGGGTAAGAAGCGCCGGCCCGCGGAGCCGCCCCGGCACGCCCGTCGAAGCGCCGGCCCGCGGAGCCGCCCCGGCACGCCCGTCGAAGCGCCGGCCCGCAGAGCCGCCCCGGCACGCCCGTCGAAGCGCCGGCCCGGGGAGCCGCAGCGCGGAGCCGGCCCGACTCGCCACCTCGCAGCCCCCCCCCACCCCTCACTCGACCAGCGGCGCATCCTGCCGTCCCGCGCCCCGTACGGACACGCACCCTCAGCCCCCCAGCCCATGTCAGCCATCGTCCACGACCCCATCGGAGTGATTCACCTTATCGCGGCGGTCGTTGCGCTGGTCGCCGGCACCTCCGTGTTGTTCATGCGCAAGGGCACCATGCGGCATCGGCAGGTAGGCTATGCCTACGTGGCCTCGATGGTCGTCATGCTGGTGACCGCGTTCATGATCTACCGCCTGTTCGACGGCTGGGGCGTGTTCCACTACGCGGCGGTGATCAGCACGGTAACGCTGGTCGGCGGCATGGTCCCCGTGTTTCGACGCAAGAGCCCGAAGTGGGTCGTCTCCCACTTCGCCTTCATGTACTGGTCGGTTTTTGGCCTCTACGCCGCGTTCGCCTCAGAAATCATCACCCGCATTCCGGGATTCCAGTTCTTTCACCTGGTCGGCTGGGCCACAGGCGGCGTGATGCTCGCGGGCGGCGTCATCTGGAGCTTCAACAAGAAGAAGTGGCACACTCAGTTCGTGCGGGAACGCGTCAAACCCCGCAAACCACTGTTCGGGCGATAGGCTCTTCGCCCTGGATCAGGCTTCAATCAGTCCCCCCAACTCTGCGAGTTCGGCCTCGCTGAGGTCCAGGTTGAAGTGCCGGATGCGCTCGATGGCCGTATCGGTTGTATCGGCGTAGGCCTCCACACAACCAGCATGAATGTAGCCGGCGGGATTCAGGTAGCCGTCCTCGAAAAACACTACCGAGACGCGCCAGTCGTCCTTTTCGATCAGCTCGCGGCACGCTCGACAGGTGGCTCGCGCAGACGGCGACACGTGGGCGCGGTGCAGCCTGGCGATGCGGGGATGCGCCTCCCCGGTCGCCGCAAGCCTCCGCAGCGATTCGGCATCATCCAACTCGCCGCCCTCGCCAAGAAACACGGTGATGGCCTCGGGCCGTTTGTAGGCCGCACAGAGCGGGTGATACCAGAAGGTGGTCTCACGATCCGCGCGCGGGTTCATCATGGTCTCCCCAAATCGGATCTCACCCTTCCCGATGAGCCGTTCGCAGCCTCGACACTTGGCGCGTCCGGATGAAGCCGTTTCGGTGTGATACGTCGCCATGCCTCAATCTACCACGGGAAGACCCTCCATCGCCATGATCTTGAGCGCGTTCGTCGTGGGACACGGGCCAGTTCGAAGCAGGTAGTCGAACACCATGCGGCCGCCCGACACGTCCTCGCGAAAGTGCAGGTTGCGTGCCGAGGGGTGCTGCTCGGTCAGGCGCACAAGATCAAGGTCGTGGGTGGCGACCAGGCCCAGCGCACCGCGGCGAATCACTTCCTCAATCAAGGCCCTGCTGCCAAGCAGACGCTCTCTGTTGTTTGTGCCACGGAAGATCTCGTCGATGAGCACCAGCACTCTTCCTGGCTCGGCCCCTCGGACGGCCTCCATCAGCCGGGCCAGCCGACGCACCTCGGCGTAGAAAAACGAGATGCCGTCGGTGACCGAATCCGTCACACCCATACTCGTGAAGACGCGCAGGTCGGACAGGCGCAGCGAGAGCGCATCGACCGGACCCCCGGCACGGGCCATCACAACGGCAAGACCCACCGAACGCAGATAGGTGCTCTTGCCGGACATGTTGGAGCCGGTGACGATGGCCAGCGTGCCAGGGTCAGTCAGCTCAAGGTCGTTCCGAACGAGATCCTCCCTGGGCACCAGCGGATGGCCAAGCCCTGTTGCCTCGAGTCCGGGCCCGTCCGCCAGCAGGTCCGGAAAGCTCGCATCGGGGTTGAGAGCCGCGTAGGTCGCCAGCGATCCGGCTGCCTCCAGTGTGAACACGGTCGTCAACCAGGCCGGAAGCTCCTCCCGGAGAGCATCCTTGAGGCGCTCGAGTCGGGAGGCAAAGTGCAGGTCCCAGGGCACAAGCACGTTGAACACCAGTCGCAGGATTTCGCTCTTCTGGGCACTGGCGGCCACGGCCAGCCACATCACCCGCCTGAGCTCTCGCGATGGGCGATCCCGACGAATTCCCTGAAGCAGGTTCTCCAGAGCCTGCGCCCTGGGGAATCGGCGGGATTCCAGCAACCGCAGCACGGGCCGCAGCTTCTCGAGCTCATAGTGTAGCCGCTCGGCCTCATCGAACAGGTGATTGTAGTAGCGCCCGTTCATGAGGTAGACGGCAGCATAGACGACCAGAGAGAACGCCCAAAGTGGACCGGTCAGTCCGGCGATGTGCAGTGCAACGAGGAGCACGTTGACGGCAGCCAGTGCCCACAGAACGGCCAGAATGCGCCGCATCATCCGCGCGTCGGGGCTGGCTCCAAGCCAGCTCAAGAGAACGTCGCCGTCAAAGCGCCTGGCGGACGGTCCGCTGAAGACGGTCGATTCCAGGGCAATACGGTCACAGAACGCAGGTCGCGGCACCAGATCGCGGACCAAAAGCTGACGATCCGCCGCCGGGCCGCTGCCGGTCTCCAGCAGCCAGGAGGCGAGCTTGCGCGCGCCGCCCGTTGAGAAGGACGTGTCCAGCAGTCTGTGCAGTCCCCGAGCACCCATTATGTCGAGGTCGGCCGAAAACGCGTGAGTCTCCCCCGCATCAACGCCAAACGCAGGCGGAAGCGCCTCCCAGTCCCGAGCCCGGCGGGCAATCCTCATCGCCTTGATGCGGCGAAGCGTTGCGGTTCGCAGGATGCCACGAGCCAGTTCCTCATGCACACGCACCACGGCCAGAAATACCACGAGGCCGAGGACGGCAGGAGCCCATCGCCCGTCTGTTTCCCACCAAAGAATGGTGCCCAGTGCCGAGACTGAAAAAATGCCTACACGCAGCCAGGACAGCCGCTTGCTGCGGGCCTCCAGCCGTTCGCTGCGGCGGTCGAGGCGTGCGAGGAATCGTTGGAGATGGACGTCCGTCATGTGGCCGTGAATCTAACCCGCGTGTCGGGCGGTATCTTGGCGCATGAAAGAACGACTTGAGATTGCCCGGGACTGGCTACCTCGCTACACGGGCATGCCGATCGATGAGTTCGGCGACTACGTGCTGCTGACGAATTTCCACAACTATGTGGAGATGTTCGCCGAGAAGTTCGGCTGCAACGTTTACGGTCGAGGTCGACCGATGCAGGCCGCTACGAACAACGACGGCCTGTCCATCATCAACTTCGGCATCGGCTCCCCGAACGCGGCGACCGTCATGGACCTCCTTGCAGCCAGAGAGCCGGAGGGCGTGCTCTTTCTGGGCAAGTGCGGTGGCCTGAAGCACTCCACGGAGATCGGGCACTTCATTCTGCCCATCGCGGCCATCCGCGGCGAGGGCACGAGTGACGACTACATGCTGCCGCAGGTGCCTGCGCTGCCGTCCTTCAAACTGCACAAATTTGTCTCCGAAAAGATTGTCTCGCGCAATCTGGAGTACCGCACCGGAGTGGTCTACACCACCAATCGCAGGCTCTGGGAGCACGATGAGCTGTTCCTTGAGAAGCTGAAGGTGATGCGCACGCTGGCGATCGACATGGAGACGGCGACCATCTTCGTGGTGGGGCACCACAACAACATCAGCCGCGGCGCGCTGCTTCTGGTCTCGGACGTGCCGATCACACCCGAGGGGGTGAAGACCGAAAAATCAGACGCCGAGGTGACTGCCATGTGGGCCCAGGTGCACCTGGATATCGGCATCGAGTCCATGTCGGACATCGATCACATGGGCGAGCAGATCAAGCACTTCACCTATTGATGAACGTGCGGCTCCACGTGCGTTCGCCCTGGATGACACGCAGCAGATAGGCACCCGGTGGCAGGTCGTTTGACACGATGTCGAGCCGGTTTTCGCCCACCACCGGTGTGGTTGTTGATCGCCGCACGCGGCGCCCGAGCATGTCCAGGATCTCCATGACGATGGGGTCCGAGCCGGCGGAGACAAACGTGGCTGCCGCCGAGCCGGAGACCGGATTCGGGAAAACCGGTCTCAGTTCCGCGATCTCCGGAGGCATTTCGCCGGTCACGGACGTGCCGCCGGCAAACCGAAAGGTCATGCGGTTGACGTTGTAACCGCCTGTACGGCCCACCGTCATGCGGAGAACTCCTGTCCCCTTCTCCAGCGCAACACCGGGTATGGTGACGGTGCGCCAGTTCTGCCAGCCACCGGTGCCCGGCATGGTCAACGAGCCGAGACGCTCGCCGTCCAGATAGAGGATCATGCTTCCGCCGCTGGACAGGCTGGCGATGCGCACATCGATGTCATAGACCGACGTGCTGTCGACGGTTACAGAGAACTCAAGCCACTCGAGAGGTTCGATCCAGCCGACGTTGAAAGGCCCGCCCAAGGGGTCCGTTGACGGCTCGATGTCCACACCGTCATTGCGCAAATAGGTACCGTTGTTTCCGCCGCCGGGCGAGCCGGATATCGCGGCGATTCCGGTATCCCGGTAGGTCACGCCAGCATTGCCCAAATCATAGTCCACGGCATCGATCGAGCCCGGAATCCGGTGATCGGCCATGGGCTGGCGCATGGTGCCGAACTCCGGGTTGAACAGAGAGGCCATGACCCCCTGATTCACGCGCGTAGAATCCAGATCGAGGTTGGCCACCATCTCGAACAAGGCCGCGTGGGCCGCCTGCGGAGAGGGTCTTGCGGCCTGTCCATTCCAGTAGTCCACCAGCCGCTGGAAGCCTTCCGGCATCGGCGCCGACACCGGCGATGTGGTGCTACGCAGTTTCTTGTGGGTCCAGAAATTCCATCCGATGTCGTTGTCCGCCATCAGCTTGACCATATCGTAGAACCAGGGATTCGAGTTCTCCCCCGTCTCCCCCAGCCACAGCGGCCGCTGATAGGTCTCCCGGATGTCTATCAGATAGTTGATGGTGCCCTGCGTGGCCGGATTCCAGTACTTGTGGAAGGCGTACACCATCTGGTCGTCCCACGGCGGATAGAGCTTGTCGAACGTGGTGGCGAAGTAGTTGCCCTCTATGAACAGAATGTGGTTCGTGTCATGGGCGCGGATGGCGGAGGTGATGCGCTCGTAAAGGTCACGCAAGGCCTGAGCGCCGTCCGGAATCGAATTCGGAGTGACCGGCTCGTTGATCAGGTCATATCCGATGATGCGGGTGTCGTCCTTGTAGCGCCGCGCAAACTCTTCCCAGAGGGCGACGGTCAGGTCCTGGTACGGATCCGGTTCGGTCCACAGGCGGGCCACCCCGTCGCTGTCTGCAATGGCGCCGTCCGACTGGGCGCCTGGCGCGGCGTGCAGGTCGAGAATGACCGGGATGTCATAGGTCTCGCACCACCCGAGGAAGGTGTCGAGGATTGTGAACCCCTCCTCCAGGAAATTGCCCTGAAGGTCCATAAAGAACTCATAGTGGAACGGAAGGCGAATGTGGTCAAACCCCCAGTCCTTGATGGCTGCAACGTCCTTCTCAGCAAGGAACTCCGCTCGGTACGCCTCCCAGAGTCGCTCTCCCTCCGCAGCACCGATCAGCTCCTCGACCTTTTCCTGCATCTCCGTCCAGGAGCCACCCATGTGCATCATGTAGCCCTCTGGCATGAGCCACCCGCCCACCCCGACGCCCTTGATCATGGAGGGCTGACCGTCGGGACCGAGGATTCGGGTGCCCTCCACGCGGTGGAACTGGGCGCTGGTCGCGGTGGCCGTCAGGAAGATGAGCGCCAGAAAACCTGAAAACCTTTTCAAACAGCGGGCCATAATGGTTCCTTGGTGCTTCATACAGGACGGGCGCGCCTAGAGCTCGTAGCCGGGGGAGAAGCCTTCCAGTGCTTCGCGGTAGCGCTGCAGGAAGGACGCGGCCATCGCGCCGTCGATGATGCGGTGATCATACGACAGCGACACGTACATCATGTGCCGGATACCGATAACGTCGCCGATGTTCGGGTCCTCGATGACCACCGGACGCTTCGTGATCGCACCGGGCGCCAGGATGGCCACCTGGGGCTGGTTGATGATCGGCGTACCCATAATAGACCCCAGCGAACCCACGTTGGTCACTGTGAAGGTGCCGCCCTGCAATTCCTCGGGCTGCAGCTGCTTGCTGCGCGCGCGAGCCGCAAGGTCGGCCGCCGCGTGCGCCAGTCCGGCGATGTTCTTCTGCCCCGCGTAGCGAATGACAGGCACCACGAGGCCGGTCTTGGCGATGGCAACCGCGATGCCGATATGGAAATCCTTCTTGACGACGATCTCCTTCTCCTGCACGGAGCC contains:
- a CDS encoding cellulase family glycosylhydrolase, which gives rise to MKRFSGFLALIFLTATATSAQFHRVEGTRILGPDGQPSMIKGVGVGGWLMPEGYMMHMGGSWTEMQEKVEELIGAAEGERLWEAYRAEFLAEKDVAAIKDWGFDHIRLPFHYEFFMDLQGNFLEEGFTILDTFLGWCETYDIPVILDLHAAPGAQSDGAIADSDGVARLWTEPDPYQDLTVALWEEFARRYKDDTRIIGYDLINEPVTPNSIPDGAQALRDLYERITSAIRAHDTNHILFIEGNYFATTFDKLYPPWDDQMVYAFHKYWNPATQGTINYLIDIRETYQRPLWLGETGENSNPWFYDMVKLMADNDIGWNFWTHKKLRSTTSPVSAPMPEGFQRLVDYWNGQAARPSPQAAHAALFEMVANLDLDSTRVNQGVMASLFNPEFGTMRQPMADHRIPGSIDAVDYDLGNAGVTYRDTGIAAISGSPGGGNNGTYLRNDGVDIEPSTDPLGGPFNVGWIEPLEWLEFSVTVDSTSVYDIDVRIASLSSGGSMILYLDGERLGSLTMPGTGGWQNWRTVTIPGVALEKGTGVLRMTVGRTGGYNVNRMTFRFAGGTSVTGEMPPEIAELRPVFPNPVSGSAAATFVSAGSDPIVMEILDMLGRRVRRSTTTPVVGENRLDIVSNDLPPGAYLLRVIQGERTWSRTFINR
- a CDS encoding AMP nucleosidase — protein: MKERLEIARDWLPRYTGMPIDEFGDYVLLTNFHNYVEMFAEKFGCNVYGRGRPMQAATNNDGLSIINFGIGSPNAATVMDLLAAREPEGVLFLGKCGGLKHSTEIGHFILPIAAIRGEGTSDDYMLPQVPALPSFKLHKFVSEKIVSRNLEYRTGVVYTTNRRLWEHDELFLEKLKVMRTLAIDMETATIFVVGHHNNISRGALLLVSDVPITPEGVKTEKSDAEVTAMWAQVHLDIGIESMSDIDHMGEQIKHFTY
- a CDS encoding tyrosine-type recombinase/integrase; amino-acid sequence: MATEQSSSLEEALGLSLSLPELRLRVQDFLREYLKDRSPETVGTYRRSLNEFERWFVREKGRFRFRQDDVEAYKTYLMEERELHQVSVSTYLTAVRRFCQYLVDVGLLSENPAQGVKGNRRPATHSRKVLTQEEVDTLLTVLSTDDEIARRDRAIVFSMLFAGLSEIEIVRADVQDLEQTLMGWYLRVQGKGRTAKDQHVPIDPPVMDAIRLYLDARGRIRPEMPLFVSHGHRSQGDRLNTRSIRSRINELLKESGVKKPGITPHSLTHTAALIWLNDGMDIDEVKERMRHGTLDTTMIYYRQQGLLTGSAEKPA
- a CDS encoding DUF2306 domain-containing protein; its protein translation is MSAIVHDPIGVIHLIAAVVALVAGTSVLFMRKGTMRHRQVGYAYVASMVVMLVTAFMIYRLFDGWGVFHYAAVISTVTLVGGMVPVFRRKSPKWVVSHFAFMYWSVFGLYAAFASEIITRIPGFQFFHLVGWATGGVMLAGGVIWSFNKKKWHTQFVRERVKPRKPLFGR